The genomic stretch CGGCGCTCGACCGCCGCATCAGCAAGCTCGCCCTGGACCGGAAGAAGCGGCTCGAGGCGTTCGGCGCGCACGACCAGTCGGACTACGAGGGGCTCGGCAAGCTGCAGGCGGAGCTGACCGCGCTGGACGCCGAGGTCGAACAGCTCGAGGAGCGGTGGCTCGAGGTCGCGGAGCAGCTCGGGGTGTAGCGGGGTCCGGTCTGCGGGTTTGGTGGACGTGCTCCTGCCGGAGGCTGGCGCTAGTCGCCGAGCCCCAGGATGAGCCGGCGCAGCAGTCCCGCCAGCTGGCCCTGGTCGGCGTCGGACACCCCGGCCAGGATGTCCCGCTCCGCCCGGAGCAGGTCGGCGATCGCGGCGTCCACCGCCTGACGCCCCACGGTCGTCAACGACACGAGGATGCCGCGGCCGTCGCGGGGATCGGTCCGGCGTGCGACCAGCCCGCGTGCGGCCAGCCGGTCCACCCGGTTCGTCATCGTGCCGCTGGTCACCAGGGTCTGCTGCAGCAGGGCCTTGGGGCTCAGCTCGTACGGGTCACCCGCGCGCCGCAGTGCCGACAGGACGTCGAACTCCCACGGCTCCATGCCGCCCGCGTCGAACGCCTGCCGCCGGGCCCGGTCCAGGTGCCGGGCGAGCCGGTCCACCCGGGACAGCACGTCGAGCGGCGCGAAGTCCAGGTCCGGACGCTCCCGGCCCCACGCCGCGACGATCCGGTCGACCTCGTCCTCTGGCGGCATCCGTCCATCATGGCGTGGATCGGCGGCGCACGACCAGTGTCGGGCACATGGGAGGATGGTCGGGCTCCTCCGGGGGCGTTCCGCCTTGGTGTAATGGCAGCACGACGGCCTTTGGTGCCGTTAGGTCCGGGTTCGAATCCTGGAGGCGGAGCTCCGGGGTGTTCGGAGTTTTCGGCGATCTCAGTCGGAATATTCGGGCGTGACAGCAGGCCGAGGTGGAAAACCGCGCTCAGCTCCGCTCCCAGGGTCGCTCGTCCTGTCCCGACGACCGCTGGGGAGCGGACCGCGACGCGTGCCTTGGTCTGCGTTCGCTTCGAGGAACGACGAATACCCCCTGCCGGACGTGGCGAGGGGGAGTTCAGGGTCTATGAAGTTTGGAGGCGCGGGCTCGTCAGTCCAGTAGTTGGAACTCTGGTAGCTGCGCGATTGCGTTGAAGCCGTTTCGAGAGTCGTGCTCGTCGAGGGTCAGGGTGCTCAGGCCGGCCTCGAACAGGGCGGGGCTGGTGTTGTTCATGCGGTTGATGGGCGCGAGGCTCAGTCGCTCCTTCAGCCACTCGATGATGCGAGCGAGGTTTGCGCTTGCAGCTGCGAATGCGGCAGCGAGCTCGACAAACCAGGGTCCGCGGACGCGACGCTTCATAGCCACTCCGAGGGCTTCGCGATCGGCGTCTTTGAGGCGCGAGTTGCCGTTCTCGACATTGTTGCGCTGGCCGAACCAGGCACGCTGCTCGTCGGAACCGTACTCGAACTCCTGGTGGTACTTCAGGTGGCGCTGATTCAACACACCCGGGCGATTGCTGAGGTTGCCCGGGACCTTGACGGTCTTCCCAGGCACTTTGAGTTCCACGACTTCGCCGGATTCGGGATCGAACTCGACCTCATCGCTCTTGAACGTGGGATAGGTGTACTGCCGGGCGCCCGTCTGGTCGAAGTTGCTGCGCGGCTTCAGATGGTACTTGCTGCGCGAGTTTCGACGCTTCGTCGCGAGTGCCTCGGCCTCAGCGCGAGCGGCGCTTTGCGCTTCTTCCGGTAACTCTTCAATGGCGGCAAGTCGTGCCTGGTGAGTTTGTTCGAGGAAGACGAGGGTTGAGGGCATGCATGCCATATACCAGTTGCCGCCCACCATGATGAGCTTGTGACGGCCGTCTTTGCTGTTGTAGGACGCCTGGATGCCGAGTTCGGTCGTCTTGTAGTCCATAACGACCTTGACGCCAGCTTTCGCGAGCGGCCCTTGGAGGTCCTGAACTCGGGCGCCGGGGAAGTACGCGCGGTCGCCGATGAGTGTCTTGACGTCGATTCCGCGCGAGCGCATCGAGTTGTAGAGATGCAGCCCGTGTCCGCGAGTCTTGCCCGGCTTGTGCCCGCTGGTCGCGAGGAACAGGAGCGGGTATGTGAAGTCGCTTTCAGCAGGGTCGCGAGTCATGACCGCGAACTCGACCTCCCAGCCGAACTTGCGCTTGCTCTTCTTGACTCCGGACCCGTCGTGATCGCCATCGCGCGTGTACCACCCGCAGTCGAAGTTTACCGAAACCGTATCGTTCGGGCCGATTGTCTTGTCGCCCTTCTGGCTGCCGGAGACCTCCGCAAAGGTGGCGTCGATGGCGACAGCGCCCTTGAACCGTCGGCGGACGTCCCTCGGCAGGAAGTTGACCGAGCCGTCAATGAGGAGGTTCGTGAGCTCGAGCATTCGCGCGTGCCGTTTGGCCATCTGCTTACGCTCTCGACTGGCGACGAGGAGGTCGTATTCCTTCTTCAGCATTCGCTCGCCCCGCTTGCCGGGGTGTCGGTCAGTGAGGGTTCGCAGGCGCTGGATCGCCTCCCAGAGGCGGCGGTACTGCGTAGCCTGGTGCGGAGAGAAATGAAGGATGCCAACGGCTTCGCGTTGCCGAACGGTCAAGGACATCGCGACTTCGGTCATCTTCTTGATGCTGACGCTTCGTCGAGCTCGCATCGTCACGAACATCAACTTCAGAAGGCTTGCTTCTGAGAAGAGTGCGCGTCGTCCTCGATTCGAGCGACGTTCCTCACGCCGCCACTCCATCACTCGTTCTTCAATCGGTGCGCGGCTGAACAGGAGGACCGCCTCGTGGACAGCGAGTTCGAGTGGAACCACTTCGCCGACGCGCATGTACTTCCCCATAGGCACACCGAAGGCTTCGAGCATGAATCGCTCAGCATCTTCGTAGTCGTGGTGCTTGGGAAGCGGCGCGGTCATCGTGCCACCTCCGCGCGGAGCTGGCTGCGGTAGGAGTCGGTGTCCAGTGCCGGGACATGGGCGACGAGTTGGTCGAGGTGTTCGAACTTCGTGACGCCGGCGGCGGTCATGAGAGCGCGCATGTCGGTGCGGGCGATGAGGTGGGTGATGAGCCAGGTGTTCCGCATGCGGGTGGTGACGGGACCTGGTTCGTTGCCGCGGTCGGTGTCGTAGAGGAACGTGGTGAGCGTACTGATGCCGTGCTTGACCCGCTTCGGCGACCCGAATACCCAGTGCTCCGGCTCGACCTCGGCAATGGAGTTGAGCAGGAGCGTCTCAAATCGGGCCAGGAGCGGAACGGTCCGGGCTCCCGCCGAGACGGTGACGAGGACACCCTCGGCGTCAGCGACGATGTCGCGGCGGCGGACCTGGAGGAGCTCGTTCGCTTTGAGCCCCGCTCCAGCGCAGAGCGCGAGGACGACGCCGGCGCTGCGCCGTCGTGCCGCGGTCGACTGGCCCGTCGCCCAGCTCTCAAGGAGGTGCAGGTCGAGGTCGTCGTACGGTGCTGCGGTGTTCTGCGGAGCCGTCGGCGCGAACTCCAGCGGCACCTCGCCGACGAGGACCTCGGACATGCGCATCAGAGCGGACCGGTACGTGCGACGCGTGGTGTCCGACCAGGTGACGTCGGTCCGGGTGATGTAGCGCCGGATGATGACGGGGTGGAAGACGACGGCGGTCTTCGCCGGGTATCCGCTGACGTTGATGACCCAGTCGACGAACGGTGCCGCGACAACGATGAGCCTGTCGGCTGGCTGAGCGATGGACGCTGCCGCCTCGGCGACTGCGCCGACGACGAAGTCGCGGACAACGCTCCAACGGTCCTCCGCGAAGTTTGGAACGTACTTCACTGGTGTTCCTCCTCGAGTGAGGAACGACAGGATGGCGCGCAGCATCGCGGCGACGTACTGACGCGGTGACCGGAGGATCTGGCTAGGCATGCCCGGCCTATGCAGGCGAAGAGAGATGAGCTGTGGGAACGCGTCCCAGATTCTGATCTCGCTGCTGATCGATCCGCATACCTGCGCGGATCGGCGGGGGCCGCCGCCGATGCGAACGGACGCGCCCTGCCGGGCGTGTCGCCGCTTGCCCGCGCATACGACGGTGACGTCGGCGTCGTACGCGTGACGCTCGCGATGTGCATGCGATCCGGGCGGCTCTCTGCTTCGGGGACTCAGAAAACGTAGTGATCTTCGCGTCCGGATTGGTCCTGTTTGCGGACCCCGCTCGTCCGCGACCCGCGCGTCCTCCAAGATCACGCCCGTTCCGCGCATACCCCCTCCGAGGCCGACCGCCGGCCTCGGAGAGGACCACATGCCCACCCCGACCACGGCGCTCGCAGCGCTCCACGCCGAGTACTCCGACCACGCAACGCAGCCAGCCCTGACGCTCACCCTCGACCAACGGCGCGGCGTCGCGTTCTACCTCGCCGACACCGATGACTCCGTCGAGGTTGAATCCTTCGTACGACGCTGGACCGACCGAGTGCACGACCTCGACGACTTCGTCTACAAGCACGGACGGATGCCCCGCGCCGACTCGACCCGTCCCCGCCCTGCGACCGCCGAACAGACCCTCGTTGACACCCTTACGTACTTCCGGCAGGTCGGCGCTGCGGGCGGCTACTGCTCGTACCAGGTTCGACGACTTGAAGCGGTGCCGGGCTTCGCATGGAACCCCCGGGACGCTCAGTGGTCCGCGATGCTCGCCGCGCACCAGCAGTTCTGGATTAGTCATCAGCGACCGCCGCGTCGTCGCGCGACCGACCTTGCCGAGGTGACGATCGGACGGTGGGTCGCCCAGCAACGCGCCCAGCACGCCCGCGGCCGCCTGCTGCCCGAACGCGAACAGCAGCTCCGGGCAGCACGGTTCCGGGTCCTCTGACGGCGTTACCGAACTTCGCGAGCCTCAGCGAGGATCCGTCGACGATGCTCGGAAGCGTCCATCGTCGGAATGTGCCGCAGAGACGTGACCAAGTGCTCCGGCTTGCGCAGTCCGCCGGCAGCCATGAGCTCCCCGACGTGCGTGCCGCCAGCGAGGTGCGTAGTGATCCACGTAGCGCGCATTCGCGTGGGGACTGGCTTCGGCTCGTTGCCGAAGTCGGTGTGGTTGATGAACGGCGTGACGAAGTTGTAGGTCGCCTTTCTGTCCTCCCCGCCAAGCACCCATGCGTCGTCCGGCACGTCCGCGAGGGAGTCGATGAGGAGCTGTTCCCATCGTTCGAGCACAGGTACCGACCTCGGCCTTCCGCCCTGGACGTCGACGAGCGCTCCGTCACGGTCAACGCGCACGTCGCTCCGCCGCAGTTGCTGCATCTCCCACGGGTCAAGCCCAGCACCTGCTCCCAGGGCGAGGACTGCGCCAGCACCTCGACGTCGCAGTGCCGTCGACTGCCCAAGTGCCCAGGTCTCGAGCAGGTTCATTTCGAGGTCGGTGTACGGGGCAGTGACAGACTGCCCGTTCAACGGTGCAAACTCGATCGGACCCTCTTCGGGGAGGACGACCTCCGAGATCCGGAGCAGGAAGGAGCGGTAGTCGCGGAGCGTCTTGTCCTTGAGGTTTAGGTCGTCGCGGGAGATGTACCGGCGGATTAGCACCGGGTGGAACACGTTCGCGACCTTCTGCATCCCGTTGACGTGAACGACCCAGTCAACGTACGGCGTTACCGCGACCATCAGCCGCTCAGCAAGGTAAGCACACGCGGGTGCGACGAGCGCGACAGCGTCCAGTACGAACGGCTCGATGTCGGCCCACCGGTCGGCGGGAACCGACTGGTTCCGGTACTTCCGCATCGCGTGGAGGGGTTCTGGGCGAAGCTGCGGGACAAGCGTCCCCTTGTCTACGTTCGAGCTTCGGGCCCCGAGCGTTGAGTCCCCGAGGATGAGCGGCTCGGGTTCCCAACATTGGACGTGCGAGCAGTGCTCGACGAGACCTCGACGTGGGAACGGACGACCGAAGGCGGCGCCCATCGGCCGCCCCAGGGCAGCCGCAGACGTGACGGTCTCCTGGTGCGGCACGACGCGGTGCTCGGTAGAACGAGGTGAGCGGAGCGCCGCTCGAACGGCGGCAGGGAGCGAAGGCATGCCACGGCTATGCCCGACGGCCGGACCCTGACGTGAGGAACGCCGAGAAGTAGACCGACACGGCCCTCAAGGACCGCTCCTAGCCAACTTCCCCAGCTGGTTCGGGCGTGCCGGCATAGCTCCAGGACAACGACTCCTGGAGGACCCCTTGGACTACCGCACCGCTACCCGTGAAGAACGAGCCGCCGAGTTCATCGACTTCGCGACGAAGCTGCACGACGGCCGATACGACTACGCGCACGTTCCGCTCGGCTACGTCAACGGCGACACCAAGGTCACCATCATCTGCCCCGACCATGGGCCCTTCGAGCAGACCCCGCGCGAGCACCGCCGAGTCCGCGAAACGCCCTGGGGCCCACAGCGTGGCCAGGGTTGCCGAGACTGCAAAGGGTTCAACGCTCAGGCGGAGATTCGTCGCGAGCGATTCGTTGCGAAGGCTCTGGCCACGCACGACGACCGGTACGACTACACCGATGTCGTGTACTTGGACGCGCGAACCGACGTGACCGTGAACTGTAGCGAACACGGAGCATTCTCAGTCCGCCCAGACAACCACACCTCCAAATACGCGACCGGCTGCCCCAACTGCGCCCTCACATCTCACCGCTCGGCACCGCGGTCAAAGAAGAAGTCAGAGGAAGGCCAGTGGCGGAACCGCCCGGCAGGGACGACCACCGGACGGAAGCGGACCCCGCGCAGCGCGGAGACCCGCTAGCTGCGCCGTCGACCGCAGCCCCACTACTCGTTCGCCTCAACGTGTCAGCACCGGGCTCGTCGTGAGCGACGGCGAGGCTTGCAACCAGCCGCCAGCGGGGGAGCGGCTACCCGAATCGGCTGCGGGCAGAGCGATCTGTCGGCCCAACCCACACCATCGCGATGGCGTTCCACGGGATGTTCTCGCGGTTCGTCGGCTTGCGGCAGCAAGCAGGGTTGTTGTTGTTGTGAAGAGGGGAGCGAAAGTGTCTCGAAGTGCCTCAAACTGTCTGTTCCGCTCCTTGTTTGTCTGCCGCCAAGGCTTCCGCGACTCGGCGAGTGCTGTCGGCCGGCGGCGGAAATGGCAGCCGCTGATCTGCCTAGAAGCCCACGGGAGTGTGGCCGCCCCGCCCCGATCTGGATCAGTAGTGCGCTGATCGTGATCGGCCTGGTGTGCTGGATCGTCGAGGGCGTTCTAAGCAGTCGCACGACAGGCGGCGGACCGTCTCACTAGCCGATCGGCTACCGGGCGCTGTCACTCCAGGAGCGACTGCACTGCGTTCCAGAGGTCCATCTGCTTCCCGCCAGCGAAGAGAGCTCCGGCCTTCTTGAATCGGTAGGTCGTAGCGCCCGGCATGCCCGGCCCGAGCAGACGCACGTGACCCACTAGGCGGCCGTCCTTTGCGCTGGACACATCCCAGTCCGACGGTGAACCAACAGGAGGGCCCTGACACACGACGACGTACCTGTGGCCAGCGTCCGTCTCAACCTCGAACTGTTGCACATGATCGAGGTCCGCATCGCGGCCCAGCTGCTCGCCTTGAACGGTCACCAGCCGGATGTTCGCCTGCATAACGGAAGGATCTCACCAATCCCGATGCGCGCCCGGACAGCGATCTTCTACCGGAGCCGCCCTCTACGCTCCATTTGTGTTCACGATCGAAACCGTCGACCCAAGTGACCCCGTGGCCAACCGGATCATCCGTGCCTACATCCTTGACGTCGCGTCACGCTGGTACGGGCGACCGGCCACGACGGAAGAGGTGGACGAAGCGCTCATCGACGAGTCCTACGACGATCTACTGGGCCTCTCCGGTGCCCTGCTCGTCGCGCTCGACGCAGGCCACGGCATTGGCTGCGCCGGCGTGCGATTCACCGGCGACTACGCGGAACTCACGAAATTCTTCACGCTGCCCAACCACCGCGGCCGCGGCGTCGGGTCACGGCTGCTCCGAGAGATCGAACGAGTCTGTGGCGCACGAGCGATCGGCACGATCCGGCTCGACACGCGCGCAGAGTTGAAGGAAGCGTGCGCGCTCTACGAGCGGTTTGGCTTCGAGCGGGTCGACGCCTTCAATGACGAGCCATACTCCGACCGCTGGTACGCCAAGGCGCTGGACCAGCGCGTCCGGTAACCGATCGTTCAGCGGAAAGCATCGACCACGTTGATGGTCACGATGACCACGGCAGCGATCAGTCCGAGGACGGCGAAGATGATGCCCTGGATCCGCATGCGGCGCTTCGTGTAGGCCCGCTCAGCCCACGCGCGACCGAAGAGGCCGCTACCGACCGCGCGGGACTGTCGGGCGCCTTCCTCTGCGGTCAAGAACATGACCACCCCGACGAAGATCGCGAACAGCGGAATCAAGAGCGCCTGCCACGGGATGTGCACGGTCCGAGCCTGCCTCATCGCATGCCCGATGTCCGTCCGGTGGCCGATCGGGTGCCGGACGGGGCGATATACTGTCAGCGACGAAACCTCCGCCGACCACGGCGGAGGTTTTCTTGTATGAGCACCCCAACGCCCCTGACCATCACCACCGCCGACGAACGACACCGCCCTCAGCTCGAACAGCTCTGGACCATGTTCCGGCACGAAATGTCCGCGTTCACCGGCACGCTCCCCGATGAGCGCGGCCGCTTCCGCCAAGAACGACTCGACGCCGGCCTTGCGGAGCCGGGCTGGTCGGCACACGTATTCCACCTTGGACCGCACCCGGTCGGACTCGCGGTCCTCCGCGGACTCGACGAAGAGGAACACATCATCAGTAGCTTCTTCATCGCGCACGGAGCACGACGCTCTCGCATCGGACGTGCCGCCGTGACGGAACTGACCGCGGCGCACCCGGGGAGATGGGCGGTGGCCTACCAGGACCGCAACGAAGTAGCAGCGAAGTTCTGGCGCACGGTCGCGACCGAAATCGACCCGACGTGCACGTTCAAGCACCACGCCGTCCCAGGCCAGCCGGAGCTACCCGCCGACTCCTGGGTCCGATTCGGTGTCCGATAGCCGATCGGCTACCGGACGCTGCTGTCGGAGCTGACGATGGCGACCTGTTCGAGGATCGTCCGCATCGTCTGTTCACCAGTGAGGTCGGCGCTGTCGATCCACTGACCTTGATCACCGAAGCCTACTCGCATGGTGGCGTCGAGCTCGCGGTAGCCATCGAAGTCGAACTGCTCATCCTCGCTGCGTGCGGCGTTGCGGTCGCGGCAGGCTGCTTCGCCAGGGGCGAGGACGACCAACCGTGCGCGCTGCTGAGGGAGCTGCCGGAGGAGGCGATCGAGATGATCTCCGTCGGGAAGAACGCAATCGACGATCGTCGTGAAACCGCTCGCCGTGAAGTTGTGCGCCAGTGCCCCGAGATTGCGGTAGCAGAGCTCAACCTGTCGTTCTGCTTCGTCGGCGGGGTGGCCGAGTGGCCAGACCGCGCCGGAGACGATCATCGCGTTGAGGTCATCGGCACCGATCCGCACGGCACGAGGGAGCGCCGCGGCAACGAGACGGCTCACCGTCGACTTGCCGGCACCCGGCATCCCT from Curtobacterium sp. MCLR17_032 encodes the following:
- a CDS encoding MarR family transcriptional regulator: MPPEDEVDRIVAAWGRERPDLDFAPLDVLSRVDRLARHLDRARRQAFDAGGMEPWEFDVLSALRRAGDPYELSPKALLQQTLVTSGTMTNRVDRLAARGLVARRTDPRDGRGILVSLTTVGRQAVDAAIADLLRAERDILAGVSDADQGQLAGLLRRLILGLGD
- a CDS encoding helicase associated domain-containing protein; protein product: MPTPTTALAALHAEYSDHATQPALTLTLDQRRGVAFYLADTDDSVEVESFVRRWTDRVHDLDDFVYKHGRMPRADSTRPRPATAEQTLVDTLTYFRQVGAAGGYCSYQVRRLEAVPGFAWNPRDAQWSAMLAAHQQFWISHQRPPRRRATDLAEVTIGRWVAQQRAQHARGRLLPEREQQLRAARFRVL
- a CDS encoding GNAT family N-acetyltransferase, translated to MFTIETVDPSDPVANRIIRAYILDVASRWYGRPATTEEVDEALIDESYDDLLGLSGALLVALDAGHGIGCAGVRFTGDYAELTKFFTLPNHRGRGVGSRLLREIERVCGARAIGTIRLDTRAELKEACALYERFGFERVDAFNDEPYSDRWYAKALDQRVR
- a CDS encoding AAA family ATPase, with the protein product MREGGLDSSADEVAWIVTGMPGAGKSTVSRLVAAALPRAVRIGADDLNAMIVSGAVWPLGHPADEAERQVELCYRNLGALAHNFTASGFTTIVDCVLPDGDHLDRLLRQLPQQRARLVVLAPGEAACRDRNAARSEDEQFDFDGYRELDATMRVGFGDQGQWIDSADLTGEQTMRTILEQVAIVSSDSSVR